From a single Gemmatimonadales bacterium genomic region:
- a CDS encoding amino acid permease yields MSQLFRRKSVADFDQDIALRGGLRRTLNRWHLTAIGVGATIGAGIFATTGTAIVGDAARPGAGPAIILSFLLTAVACGFAALCYAEFAAMVPVSGSAYTYAYASLGELVAWIIGWDLVVEYAVGNIGVAIGWSGYFRELLSHFGVGFPPWLSTDFRSAQIAADAVAAGATDATNLFLAAAASGAPKLFGVSLIFNLPAFLVVGLLTVLLVIGIQESARWNNAMVLLKLGIIVFFCGVGATLIEPINWTNPALGGFAPNGFKGISAGAAIIFFSYIGFDAVSTCAEETKDPAKDMPFGIIMSLVVCTVVYMVLSTVMTGMAPWNVLGTPEPMITALEHANGPAGLITASRFIVALGAVVAMGTVLLVFQLGQPRIFFAMARDGLLPPAMARIHPRFKTPYVGTILTGLFVATFAGLANIAEVVDLTNIGTLFAFVLVSVGVLVLRIREPDRPRPFRVPGAPWTPLISVAACLYLMSSLPRITWIRFGIWLAIGVVVYFTYGYHRSRLRNRTDPQS; encoded by the coding sequence ATGTCTCAATTGTTTCGTCGGAAATCGGTTGCCGATTTCGACCAGGATATTGCCCTGCGCGGCGGCCTTCGCCGCACCCTCAACCGCTGGCATCTGACCGCGATCGGCGTTGGCGCCACCATCGGCGCCGGCATCTTTGCCACGACCGGAACAGCGATCGTTGGCGACGCCGCCCGACCAGGTGCAGGCCCCGCCATCATTCTTTCGTTCCTGCTCACAGCCGTGGCCTGCGGATTTGCCGCGCTCTGCTATGCGGAGTTCGCCGCCATGGTGCCGGTTTCCGGTTCGGCCTATACCTACGCCTATGCGTCGCTCGGTGAGCTGGTCGCGTGGATCATCGGGTGGGACCTCGTGGTCGAATACGCCGTCGGCAACATCGGCGTCGCGATTGGCTGGTCCGGCTACTTCCGTGAGCTGCTGAGTCACTTCGGGGTCGGATTCCCGCCCTGGCTGAGTACCGACTTCCGTTCTGCGCAGATAGCAGCAGATGCGGTTGCGGCCGGGGCAACCGATGCCACCAACCTGTTCCTCGCGGCCGCGGCGAGCGGGGCACCCAAGCTGTTCGGCGTTTCGCTCATCTTCAATTTGCCGGCGTTTCTCGTGGTGGGCCTGCTGACCGTGCTGCTGGTGATCGGGATTCAGGAGTCGGCGCGCTGGAACAACGCCATGGTGCTGCTCAAGCTGGGCATCATCGTCTTTTTCTGTGGCGTCGGTGCGACCCTGATCGAGCCGATCAACTGGACCAACCCGGCCCTCGGCGGCTTTGCACCGAACGGCTTCAAAGGGATCAGCGCCGGCGCGGCCATCATCTTCTTCAGCTACATCGGCTTCGACGCGGTCTCGACCTGTGCGGAGGAAACCAAGGATCCCGCCAAGGACATGCCGTTCGGCATCATCATGAGCCTGGTCGTTTGCACGGTCGTGTACATGGTGCTGTCGACCGTCATGACGGGGATGGCGCCCTGGAATGTGCTGGGCACGCCGGAGCCGATGATTACGGCGCTCGAGCACGCCAACGGGCCGGCGGGCCTGATTACCGCCTCCCGTTTCATCGTGGCGCTCGGTGCGGTCGTGGCAATGGGCACGGTGCTGCTGGTCTTTCAGCTTGGCCAGCCGCGCATCTTCTTCGCCATGGCGCGGGATGGCCTGCTGCCGCCCGCGATGGCCAGGATTCATCCGCGCTTCAAGACGCCCTATGTCGGCACCATCCTGACCGGCCTGTTCGTGGCAACGTTCGCCGGCCTGGCCAACATCGCCGAGGTGGTCGATCTGACCAACATCGGGACCCTCTTCGCGTTCGTGCTGGTGTCGGTTGGTGTGCTGGTCCTGCGGATTCGGGAGCCGGATCGTCCTCGACCGTTTCGGGTTCCCGGGGCGCCGTGGACACCGCTGATTTCAGTCGCGGCGTGCCTCTATCTGATGTCCAGCTTGCCGCGCATTACCTGGATCCGCTTTGGGATCTGGTTGGCCATCGGTGTGGTGGTCTATTTCACCTATGGCTACCACAGGAGCCGGCTTCGGAACCGGACCGACCCGCAGTCGTAG
- a CDS encoding energy transducer TonB, giving the protein MAKTRPSTAARPIGLGVPQSRRSPVGGMVALLVHLLLALVIIRVAPTQLLNYADSSGLLEGGMSGGGGGGGGQLRVVALPAFEVSRAASVTVATPVPPPVPPPVTPPPVPAPVVPEVRETEPIIVATLDSVPGAPISGQPSGAGTGAGTGKGTGTGSGSGSGRGDGDGSGVGSGKGPGIGGSGSARPPEPRQLILPPADVPKSLRGMTIAVTFLIDPVGGVEDVIITPPPSDRGFGKKLEDVMRHYRFRPARAPDGLPVAGRLTVALTF; this is encoded by the coding sequence ATGGCGAAAACCAGACCCTCAACGGCGGCCCGGCCCATCGGGCTCGGGGTGCCCCAATCCCGCCGATCGCCGGTTGGGGGCATGGTTGCCCTGCTGGTCCATCTCCTCCTGGCCCTGGTGATCATCAGGGTCGCCCCGACCCAGTTGCTCAACTACGCCGACAGCAGCGGCCTGCTGGAGGGTGGAATGTCCGGCGGAGGTGGGGGCGGTGGGGGGCAGCTCCGGGTCGTCGCCCTCCCGGCCTTTGAGGTCTCCCGAGCGGCCTCTGTGACCGTTGCAACGCCAGTTCCGCCGCCGGTTCCGCCCCCGGTGACCCCGCCGCCCGTCCCGGCTCCGGTAGTGCCCGAGGTTCGTGAAACGGAGCCCATCATCGTTGCCACCTTGGACTCGGTTCCTGGAGCGCCGATCTCCGGTCAGCCCTCGGGGGCGGGGACAGGTGCCGGGACGGGCAAAGGGACCGGTACTGGCTCAGGGTCCGGATCAGGGCGCGGCGACGGCGACGGGTCGGGGGTTGGATCCGGTAAGGGGCCGGGCATCGGTGGCTCAGGTTCGGCCAGGCCTCCAGAACCGAGGCAGTTGATCCTGCCGCCTGCCGACGTTCCGAAGTCCCTTCGGGGCATGACCATCGCGGTCACCTTCCTGATCGACCCCGTCGGCGGGGTCGAGGACGTCATCATTACCCCGCCCCCGTCGGATCGGGGGTTCGGCAAAAAGCTCGAGGACGTGATGAGGCACTACCGGTTCCGGCCGGCGCGGGCTCCTGATGGACTTCCCGTTGCCGGCAGGCTAACCGTAGCGCTCACGTTCTGA
- a CDS encoding biopolymer transporter ExbD, with protein MIDILLVLLIIFMISQPLARMAIDVQVPPLETAASSGPSSQIVLNILDDGNYEINGQPVPPGQLDTQIHAIYDNRPTKLIFIKAAASRTYQDWIDASDIVRGAGVQVIGFTPKA; from the coding sequence ATGATCGACATTCTGCTGGTGCTGCTGATCATCTTCATGATCTCGCAGCCGCTGGCCCGAATGGCGATCGACGTCCAGGTTCCGCCGCTCGAGACAGCCGCCAGTTCGGGGCCGTCGTCCCAGATCGTCCTGAATATTCTCGACGACGGGAACTATGAGATCAACGGGCAGCCGGTACCTCCCGGCCAGCTCGATACGCAGATCCATGCGATCTATGACAACCGGCCGACCAAGCTGATCTTCATCAAGGCCGCTGCCAGTCGCACCTATCAGGATTGGATCGACGCGTCTGATATCGTTCGGGGTGCCGGGGTCCAGGTTATCGGGTTTACGCCGAAGGCCTGA
- a CDS encoding biopolymer transporter ExbD has translation MIPMIDIMLVLLIIFMIVTPLISNGFVATMPRGDNLDKRPEGENEVVLGIDQNGGYFLNGLAIPQDVLGDQLAAIYAARPEDKILYFRAHSGLKFDKIEEAVEIARRAGVRVMAAITEIEQGGMFGPKKE, from the coding sequence GTGATTCCGATGATCGACATCATGCTGGTGCTCCTGATCATCTTCATGATCGTGACGCCGCTGATCTCGAACGGCTTCGTGGCAACGATGCCGCGGGGTGACAACCTCGACAAGCGGCCGGAAGGGGAAAATGAAGTCGTGCTGGGCATTGACCAGAACGGCGGCTACTTCCTCAACGGTCTCGCGATCCCGCAGGATGTGCTTGGGGATCAGCTTGCCGCGATCTACGCTGCTCGACCGGAAGACAAGATTCTGTACTTCCGGGCGCACAGCGGCCTCAAGTTCGACAAGATCGAGGAAGCGGTCGAGATCGCTCGCCGGGCAGGTGTCCGGGTCATGGCGGCGATTACGGAAATCGAACAGGGCGGCATGTTCGGCCCGAAGAAAGAATAG
- a CDS encoding MotA/TolQ/ExbB proton channel family protein, whose protein sequence is MGVDILELYEHANTFARAIVWILIFMSFFSLTVAIGKLIKIFKATAATRKFAPQFSRAIQEEQLDQAIALAEKNQQSHVARVLGGALTEVKPLLRDRATITSADINSAERAVERQMLITLADFKRGTGILATVGSTAPFVGLLGTTMGIVTAFQAISSGGAAGGLAGIAAGISEALIATALGLLVAIPAVWFYNYFTTKIENLTVEMTYSSKELIDYLIKSVGSEFGRSIFTKEFQAQKAVSGSGHIS, encoded by the coding sequence ATGGGTGTAGATATTCTCGAACTGTACGAGCATGCCAACACGTTCGCTCGTGCCATCGTCTGGATCCTGATCTTCATGTCGTTCTTCTCGCTCACGGTGGCGATTGGCAAGCTGATCAAGATCTTCAAGGCCACGGCGGCGACGCGGAAGTTTGCTCCGCAGTTCTCGCGGGCCATTCAGGAAGAGCAGCTCGACCAGGCCATCGCCCTGGCTGAGAAGAACCAGCAGAGCCATGTGGCTCGCGTGCTGGGCGGCGCCCTCACCGAGGTGAAACCGCTCCTCCGCGACCGCGCGACCATCACCTCTGCCGATATCAACTCGGCCGAGCGCGCGGTCGAGCGGCAGATGCTGATCACGCTGGCCGACTTCAAGCGCGGTACCGGCATTCTGGCCACGGTCGGTTCGACGGCGCCGTTCGTCGGTCTGCTCGGTACCACGATGGGCATCGTGACGGCCTTCCAGGCCATCTCGTCCGGCGGCGCGGCTGGCGGTCTGGCCGGTATCGCGGCTGGTATCTCTGAGGCCCTGATCGCGACGGCGCTCGGTCTGCTCGTCGCCATCCCGGCCGTGTGGTTCTACAACTACTTCACCACCAAGATCGAAAACCTGACGGTTGAGATGACGTACAGCTCCAAGGAGCTGATCGACTACCTCATCAAGAGCGTCGGCAGCGAGTTCGGGCGCTCCATCTTCACCAAGGAGTTCCAGGCGCAGAAGGCGGTGAGCGGCAGTGGCCACATCAGCTGA